The Pseudofrankia inefficax genome window below encodes:
- a CDS encoding sensor histidine kinase, which translates to MTDPVVVLGEAWAPPAPAGSGGTGTGGPGSGGTSPGGAGPGAGRTARSRPAGRRRQRWFSRLALRNRMAVLVGIAVTCGMAVVAGVALGVTNIVLRNAIDTQLSSQAQLAAHSVRLGPDIPGGTIHLVGVSFSLPLQVIQDDGSIVPPQWPISGYVRLPVDSEDIAFARDQLEGTRLRTVTVGGTEYRVATASQRISTDEQIRELGIGSLQNPPPPLNLAVQLARPMSDVQQTLRELGLVMLVVGLLGVGGSMLAGMFVARAALKPVDEAAAAAEHVARTQDLSALIPVNGTDEVARLAESLNSMLRALEASKERQRQLIDDASHELRTPLTSLRTNIELLIRSEANPTRALPAADRTALLSDVDGQMRELTGLVSELVELARDEAPVEEVERLDLAEVVAAAVARARRRATTKGIVIEVTSAPSWIDGRPSMLERAVTNLLDNAVKFSPADSTVRVHTAIGEVIVSDEGPGIAVADQPHVFERFYRSMDARSLPGSGLGLAIVADAVRTHGGAVAAGTAPGGGARMRMWLPLAPGPPVELPPALPPAGSTPPGGPPGPAPAGLAPAGSGSADLAVAHGAAEAAEPWAPGDTGGPTRPR; encoded by the coding sequence GTGACCGACCCGGTCGTCGTTCTCGGCGAGGCCTGGGCGCCGCCCGCGCCCGCGGGGTCCGGCGGCACCGGGACCGGTGGACCGGGCTCCGGCGGGACCAGCCCTGGCGGCGCCGGTCCCGGCGCGGGCCGGACGGCGCGGTCCCGGCCGGCCGGCCGCCGGCGCCAGCGCTGGTTCTCCCGGCTGGCCCTGCGCAACCGGATGGCGGTCCTCGTCGGGATCGCGGTGACCTGCGGCATGGCCGTGGTCGCCGGCGTCGCCCTCGGCGTCACGAACATCGTCCTGCGCAACGCGATCGACACCCAGCTCAGCAGCCAGGCGCAGCTCGCCGCGCACAGCGTCCGGCTCGGGCCCGACATCCCGGGCGGCACCATCCACCTGGTAGGCGTCAGCTTCAGCCTGCCGCTGCAGGTGATCCAGGACGACGGCTCGATCGTCCCGCCGCAGTGGCCCATTTCCGGCTACGTCCGGCTGCCGGTCGACTCCGAGGACATCGCGTTCGCCCGCGACCAGCTGGAGGGGACCCGGCTGCGCACCGTCACCGTGGGGGGCACGGAGTACCGCGTCGCCACGGCGTCCCAACGGATCTCGACCGACGAGCAGATCCGCGAGCTGGGAATCGGGTCGCTCCAGAACCCGCCGCCGCCGTTGAACCTCGCGGTGCAACTCGCCCGGCCGATGTCGGACGTCCAGCAGACCCTGCGCGAGCTGGGCCTGGTGATGCTGGTGGTCGGCCTGCTGGGGGTGGGCGGGTCGATGCTCGCCGGCATGTTCGTGGCCCGCGCGGCACTGAAACCGGTGGACGAGGCGGCCGCCGCCGCCGAGCACGTGGCCCGCACCCAGGACCTCTCCGCGCTGATCCCGGTGAACGGCACCGACGAGGTGGCCCGCCTCGCGGAGAGCCTGAACAGCATGCTGCGGGCGCTGGAGGCCTCCAAGGAGCGGCAACGCCAGCTCATCGACGACGCGAGCCACGAACTGCGCACGCCGCTGACCAGCCTGCGGACCAACATCGAGCTGCTGATCCGCTCGGAGGCCAACCCGACCCGGGCGCTGCCCGCGGCCGACCGGACGGCACTGCTCAGCGACGTCGACGGGCAGATGCGGGAGCTGACCGGGCTGGTCAGCGAGCTGGTGGAGCTCGCCAGGGACGAGGCACCGGTCGAGGAGGTCGAGCGGCTCGACCTGGCCGAGGTCGTCGCCGCGGCCGTCGCCCGAGCGCGCCGGCGGGCCACCACCAAGGGCATCGTGATCGAGGTGACGTCGGCGCCGTCCTGGATCGACGGCCGGCCGAGCATGCTGGAGCGGGCGGTCACCAACCTGCTGGACAACGCGGTGAAGTTCTCGCCGGCGGACTCGACCGTCCGCGTGCACACCGCGATCGGCGAGGTCATCGTCAGCGACGAGGGCCCGGGGATCGCGGTCGCCGACCAGCCGCACGTCTTCGAGCGCTTCTACCGGTCCATGGACGCCCGCAGCCTGCCCGGCTCCGGCCTCGGGCTCGCCATCGTCGCCGACGCCGTGCGGACCCACGGCGGCGCCGTCGCCGCGGGGACGGCGCCCGGTGGCGGCGCCCGGATGCGGATGTGGCTGCCGCTGGCGCCTGGCCCGCCGGTGGAGCTGCCCCCGGCGCTGCCGCCGGCCGGCTCGACGCCGCCGGGCGGGCCGCCCGGACCGGCCCCGGCAGGCCTGGCACCCGCCGGCTCTGGGTCGGCCGACCTCGCGGTGGCGCACGGCGCGGCGGAGGCCGCCGAGCCGTGGGCACCCGGCGACACCGGTGGGCCGACCAGGCCCAGGTGA
- a CDS encoding response regulator transcription factor has translation MRVLVVDDDAAVRQSLERSLRFEGYEVATAADGLAALELISRERPDIAVLDVMMPRMDGLEACRQLRARGDDLPVLMLTARDGLADRVSGLDVGADDYLVKPFALEELFARLRALSRRSALAARAGAGRGGAAVSGGPAPLTYGGVVLDQSSRQVTRDGRELTLTKTEYELLELFLTHPRQVLSRSMIMERVWGYDFGPSSNSLEVFVSYLRRKLEAGGEARLLHTVRGVGYVLREQAAAPPREPSP, from the coding sequence GTGCGGGTACTGGTGGTAGATGACGACGCGGCGGTACGGCAGTCGCTGGAGCGGTCGCTGCGGTTCGAAGGGTACGAGGTGGCCACCGCCGCCGACGGCCTGGCGGCGCTCGAGCTGATCTCCAGGGAGCGCCCTGACATCGCCGTGCTCGACGTGATGATGCCCCGGATGGACGGCCTGGAGGCCTGCCGGCAGCTGCGGGCCCGGGGGGACGACCTGCCCGTGCTCATGCTGACCGCCCGCGACGGTCTGGCGGACCGGGTCTCCGGCCTCGACGTCGGCGCCGACGACTACCTGGTGAAGCCGTTCGCGCTGGAGGAGCTGTTCGCCCGGCTGCGGGCGCTCTCGCGCCGGTCGGCGCTGGCCGCCCGGGCTGGCGCCGGCCGTGGCGGGGCGGCCGTCAGCGGCGGCCCGGCGCCGCTGACCTACGGCGGCGTCGTCCTCGACCAGAGCAGCCGCCAGGTGACCCGCGACGGGCGCGAGCTGACGTTGACCAAGACCGAGTACGAGCTGCTCGAACTGTTCCTGACCCACCCGAGGCAGGTGCTGTCCCGGTCCATGATCATGGAGCGGGTGTGGGGCTACGACTTCGGCCCGTCGTCGAACTCGCTCGAGGTGTTCGTGAGCTACCTGCGCCGCAAGCTGGAGGCCGGCGGCGAGGCGCGCCTGCTGCACACCGTCCGCGGCGTCGGCTACGTCCTTCGGGAGCAGGCGGCGGCGCCACCGCGCGAGCCGTCGCCGTGA
- a CDS encoding mechanosensitive ion channel family protein: protein MSLPLIVAAASATPSGLATPSSPAASLPSGATPTVSPSSGSLPDVTLASVKGALMDACGQTPGFLCRTVYDSTHSNYLASSAEVFFGTPLTIVLILLVAAVIRALMHRVIGRTTRRLANHGGLLRGNFLGAFGDTAVLLERRRQRAETVGSLLRSVVSIVVFGIAFILVLGELGINLAPIVASAGVLGIAVGFGAQNLVKDFLSGIFMLLEDQYGVGDVVDVGAVSGTVEAVTFRMTRLRDVEGTVWYVRNGEITRIGNKSQQWARTVLDVPLDYDTDVVRAKEVLLETAQSMWHDDHWAAVIIAEPEVWGIEAMTADGYDLRVAIKTLPLKQWDVARELRERVRLALGDAGITLGAVQHSVVVVNDDDDDAGDDEDDGSGQFGADTPARIDPPAQPGPLSSGPSGGHGGRAAARAGSSGSDAAGASGGEPGAAGAGSASAGGA from the coding sequence GTGTCCCTGCCGCTGATCGTCGCCGCTGCCAGCGCGACGCCGTCCGGCCTCGCGACCCCGTCGAGCCCCGCGGCGTCGTTGCCGTCCGGTGCGACTCCGACCGTCTCCCCGAGCTCGGGGAGCCTGCCCGACGTGACGCTGGCGAGCGTCAAGGGCGCGCTGATGGACGCCTGCGGCCAGACGCCCGGGTTCCTGTGCCGAACGGTCTACGACTCCACCCACAGCAACTACCTCGCGTCCAGCGCCGAGGTCTTCTTCGGAACCCCGCTGACGATCGTGCTGATCCTGCTGGTCGCCGCTGTGATCCGGGCGTTGATGCACCGCGTGATCGGGCGGACGACGCGGCGGCTCGCCAACCACGGAGGGCTGCTGCGGGGCAACTTCCTCGGCGCGTTCGGGGACACCGCCGTCCTGCTGGAACGGCGCCGCCAGCGGGCCGAGACGGTCGGGTCGCTGCTACGCAGCGTCGTGTCGATCGTGGTGTTCGGGATCGCGTTCATCCTGGTACTGGGCGAGTTGGGCATCAATCTGGCGCCGATCGTCGCCAGCGCCGGCGTCCTCGGAATCGCCGTCGGATTCGGCGCGCAGAACCTGGTCAAGGACTTTCTTTCGGGAATCTTCATGTTGCTGGAGGACCAGTACGGCGTCGGCGATGTCGTCGATGTCGGGGCGGTCTCCGGCACCGTCGAGGCGGTCACCTTCCGGATGACCCGGCTGCGCGATGTCGAGGGAACCGTCTGGTACGTGCGCAACGGTGAGATCACCCGGATTGGCAACAAGAGCCAGCAGTGGGCCCGCACGGTGCTGGACGTCCCGCTGGACTACGACACCGATGTCGTGCGGGCGAAGGAGGTCCTCCTGGAGACCGCGCAGTCGATGTGGCACGACGACCACTGGGCCGCGGTGATCATCGCGGAGCCGGAGGTCTGGGGCATCGAGGCGATGACGGCCGACGGCTACGACCTCAGGGTCGCGATCAAGACCCTGCCGCTCAAGCAGTGGGACGTCGCCCGTGAGCTGCGCGAACGGGTCAGGCTGGCGCTCGGCGACGCCGGGATCACCCTGGGCGCGGTGCAGCACAGCGTCGTCGTCGTCAACGACGACGATGACGATGCTGGCGACGACGAGGACGACGGCTCCGGCCAGTTCGGTGCCGACACACCGGCGCGGATCGACCCGCCGGCCCAGCCCGGCCCGCTGTCCTCCGGTCCCAGCGGCGGGCACGGCGGCCGGGCCGCCGCCAGGGCCGGCTCCAGCGGTTCAGACGCCGCAGGCGCTTCCGGCGGTGAGCCGGGTGCGGCGGGGGCCGGCTCGGCGTCCGCTGGCGGCGCCTGA
- a CDS encoding HNH endonuclease, whose protein sequence is MAEALVLNATYEPLCVVSQRRALILVLTDKAVMVEAGGQVLHSAASAVEVPVVVRLARFVRVPYRSQVPLTRKGVLARDHHRCVYCGAPATSLDHVIPRSRGGPHVWENVVAACGRCNHIKADRAVADLGWRLRQAPRAPSGAAWRILGSRRMDPRWSQYLNTDLGEAASA, encoded by the coding sequence GTGGCAGAGGCGCTGGTTCTCAATGCCACGTACGAGCCTCTGTGCGTGGTGTCCCAACGTCGGGCACTGATACTTGTCCTGACGGACAAGGCGGTGATGGTCGAGGCCGGTGGGCAGGTGCTGCACTCCGCGGCCTCGGCCGTCGAAGTCCCCGTCGTCGTGCGGTTAGCGCGATTCGTCCGGGTGCCGTACCGCTCGCAGGTGCCGCTGACCCGCAAGGGCGTGCTCGCCCGCGACCACCACCGATGCGTGTACTGCGGCGCCCCGGCGACGTCGCTCGACCATGTGATCCCCAGGTCCCGAGGGGGCCCGCACGTATGGGAGAACGTCGTGGCGGCCTGCGGCCGCTGCAACCATATAAAAGCGGACCGCGCCGTCGCTGATCTAGGCTGGCGGCTCCGCCAGGCGCCGCGCGCGCCGAGCGGAGCCGCCTGGCGCATTCTGGGGAGCCGTCGGATGGATCCGCGCTGGTCCCAGTACCTCAACACCGACCTCGGCGAGGCCGCCTCCGCTTAA
- a CDS encoding ATP-binding SpoIIE family protein phosphatase — protein sequence MVGCLAPWRSVPGDRRTGVRAFRRSHRASGTELAAGRADREAAANGQGAATGPGRPGTRAGDAQPSAAPGGQDAAGGPSETIAGPPAGAGAAWAGALELGVGVVRDALRSVRRARGRHADERAALEGLSFLSEASLQLGGSLEPYEIIEMTVALARRLGDGVMLWLRSPEGDIIDLAAVDHVDPAAAAYMRALTATRPARITDDYSPGVVVRTGQRMWIDDLTAELRRPLFPDPVEYARFRRLGWGHSITVPMHYGERVTGALTISRRPGAPPCNHVEATIAEDLARRAALALANAQMFRESQDAGRALQRSLLPAHPPALDGADVAMEYRPGTAGTEVGGDFYDVIELPGGRVGLAIGDVMGRGLRAAAVMGQLRAALRAYALEEWPPAELLARLDLMVASLPGLALATCLYGVYEPAVAPRGAAGSQDDHLGAGEPADRPARVLLAGAGHPAPLLVCPDGAPRYVELDPGLPLGVGDGTRFAETAVDLPPGSSLVFFTDGLVESRHQPISDGLDLLRTRVGEHLDRRRAAERRSQEAASRRRHPSGADLRPPAPPTDAPAGGPAATPGEATSSAAGAEGTAPVPGDQPAIDRRAGGPGEWAGTERRAGTERRASRDRRAPGPGRPPGGIERRRGNDRRRRSRGGFSVRSWSGPDTVDLDDTRWSENAARALLELSLLAADLPEDTDDDTALLVLTIQSAGPPLLELALPPVAASAGQARTAVRAAVEQQDLGRADDAALLVSEICTNAIKHARSELTVRLWAESSRLRISVEDREGATLPKPGRAAKGDPEAESGWGLLLVEALADAWGVQTTSDGKRVWFDLDLLRQTPPDDAASSP from the coding sequence GTGGTCGGCTGTCTGGCGCCGTGGCGGTCCGTTCCCGGAGACCGCCGGACTGGCGTCCGCGCGTTCCGGCGGTCCCACCGCGCGAGCGGCACGGAGCTGGCCGCGGGCCGCGCCGACCGCGAGGCGGCGGCGAACGGCCAGGGCGCGGCCACCGGCCCTGGACGCCCGGGCACCCGAGCAGGCGACGCCCAGCCGTCCGCGGCGCCCGGCGGCCAGGACGCGGCTGGCGGCCCGAGCGAGACCATCGCTGGCCCGCCGGCGGGGGCCGGCGCGGCCTGGGCCGGCGCGCTGGAACTCGGCGTCGGCGTCGTCCGGGACGCGCTGCGCTCGGTTCGCCGGGCCCGCGGCCGGCACGCCGACGAGCGGGCAGCGCTGGAGGGCCTGTCCTTCCTGTCCGAGGCGAGCCTCCAGCTCGGCGGCTCACTGGAGCCCTACGAGATCATCGAGATGACGGTCGCGCTGGCCAGGCGGCTGGGCGACGGCGTCATGCTCTGGCTGCGCTCGCCCGAGGGCGACATCATCGACCTCGCCGCCGTCGACCACGTCGACCCGGCAGCGGCCGCCTACATGCGCGCCCTCACGGCGACCCGCCCGGCGCGGATCACCGATGACTACAGCCCGGGTGTCGTCGTGCGCACCGGGCAGCGGATGTGGATCGACGACCTGACCGCGGAGCTGCGCCGCCCGCTGTTTCCGGATCCCGTCGAGTACGCCCGGTTCCGCCGGCTCGGCTGGGGGCACTCGATCACCGTGCCGATGCACTACGGCGAGCGGGTCACCGGCGCGCTCACCATCAGCCGGCGTCCCGGCGCCCCGCCCTGCAACCACGTCGAGGCGACGATCGCCGAGGACCTGGCCCGGCGGGCCGCGCTCGCGCTGGCGAACGCCCAGATGTTCCGCGAGTCCCAGGACGCCGGCCGGGCCCTGCAGCGCTCACTGCTGCCGGCCCACCCGCCCGCCCTCGACGGCGCCGACGTGGCGATGGAGTACCGGCCGGGAACCGCGGGCACCGAGGTCGGCGGCGACTTCTACGACGTGATCGAGCTGCCCGGCGGCCGGGTCGGGCTCGCGATCGGGGACGTGATGGGCCGCGGGCTGCGGGCCGCGGCGGTGATGGGCCAGCTGCGCGCGGCGCTGCGGGCCTACGCGCTGGAGGAGTGGCCGCCGGCGGAGCTGCTGGCCCGGCTCGACCTGATGGTCGCCTCGCTGCCCGGTCTGGCCCTGGCGACCTGCCTGTACGGCGTCTACGAGCCGGCCGTCGCGCCGCGCGGGGCCGCCGGCTCCCAGGACGACCACCTGGGCGCCGGCGAGCCCGCCGACCGCCCGGCCCGGGTCCTGCTCGCCGGCGCCGGTCATCCGGCGCCGCTGCTGGTCTGCCCGGACGGCGCGCCGCGGTACGTCGAGCTGGACCCTGGCCTGCCCCTCGGCGTCGGCGACGGCACCCGGTTCGCCGAGACGGCCGTGGACCTGCCGCCGGGCTCCAGCCTCGTCTTCTTCACCGACGGGCTGGTCGAGTCCCGCCACCAGCCGATCTCCGACGGGCTGGACCTGCTGCGCACCCGGGTCGGCGAGCATCTCGACCGCCGCAGGGCCGCGGAGCGACGCAGCCAGGAGGCCGCGTCCCGTCGGCGGCACCCGTCCGGCGCTGACCTGCGCCCGCCGGCGCCGCCGACCGACGCGCCGGCCGGCGGCCCGGCCGCCACACCCGGGGAGGCCACATCCTCAGCGGCCGGCGCCGAGGGGACCGCGCCCGTGCCCGGGGACCAGCCCGCGATCGACCGCCGGGCCGGCGGGCCGGGGGAATGGGCCGGTACCGAGCGGCGGGCCGGTACCGAGCGGCGCGCCTCCCGGGACCGCCGGGCGCCCGGGCCCGGCCGCCCGCCCGGGGGCATCGAGCGCCGCCGGGGCAACGACCGGCGCCGGCGTAGCCGAGGCGGGTTCTCGGTCCGCAGCTGGTCGGGCCCGGACACCGTCGACCTCGACGACACCCGCTGGTCGGAGAACGCGGCCCGCGCGCTGCTGGAGCTCAGCCTGCTGGCCGCCGACCTGCCGGAGGACACCGACGACGACACGGCGCTGCTGGTGCTGACGATCCAGTCGGCCGGGCCGCCGCTGCTGGAGCTGGCGCTGCCCCCCGTCGCCGCGTCCGCCGGGCAGGCGCGCACCGCCGTCCGCGCGGCAGTCGAGCAGCAGGACCTCGGCCGGGCGGACGACGCGGCCCTGCTGGTCAGCGAGATCTGCACCAACGCGATCAAACACGCCCGCAGCGAGCTGACCGTGCGCCTGTGGGCCGAGTCGTCCCGGCTGCGGATCAGCGTCGAGGACCGGGAGGGCGCCACCCTGCCGAAACCCGGCCGGGCCGCCAAGGGCGACCCGGAGGCGGAGTCCGGCTGGGGCCTGCTGCTGGTCGAGGCCCTCGCCGACGCCTGGGGCGTGCAGACCACCTCGGACGGCAAGCGCGTCTGGTTCGACCTCGACCTGCTCCGCCAGACCCCACCCGACGACGCGGCCTCGTCGCCTTAA
- a CDS encoding alpha-amylase family glycosyl hydrolase: MAGVALTSGWWRDAVFYEVYVRSFADADGDGVGDLDGVRARLPELAELGVNGLWLTPFYRSPMADHGYDVADHRDVDPLFGDLAAFDALLAAAHRLGLAVLVDLVPNHSSDAHPAFQTALAAAPGDAARHRYLIRPGRGAGGTEPPNNWISVFGGSAWTRLDEARRFPEPATTDLSTGPLTAPEVAPAGPAGAGPAEWYLHLFAPEQPDWNWADPAVRADHEATLRFWLDRGVDGFRIDVSHGLVKDDELRDNPAGPPATPETGFREKLEPHSWDQDGVHDVYRSWRRLVDGYRRRDRQDRILVGETWVEDPERLSRYVRPDELHLTFSFSLLSVEWSAAAWRRAIVDGFTATGAAGTQPTWVLANHDVVRPASRYGGGEAGLRRARAALLTMLALPGVVFLYQGDELGLPQVDVPPAARQDPVWERSGHTSPGRDGCRVPMPWSGTEPPFGFAPDGVAPWLPQPDDWAALTVAAQRDDPRSTWRLVQAALAFRHSHLRVTDLGSRMTRWRAGMPDGVLAFDRIALAPGGRLPRLPRPPGDGGPAAPTGPRGRQLGAPPPRPAGAGVLTCVLAAGTPATLAMPGRVMLASGPLEHDGQTLVLPADTAAWVMRGSAPRTTPGRR; this comes from the coding sequence ATGGCGGGTGTGGCCCTGACCAGTGGCTGGTGGCGCGACGCGGTCTTCTACGAGGTCTATGTCCGCAGCTTCGCGGACGCGGACGGCGACGGCGTGGGCGACCTCGACGGCGTCCGGGCCCGGCTGCCCGAGCTCGCCGAACTCGGCGTCAACGGCCTGTGGCTCACGCCGTTCTACCGCTCGCCGATGGCCGACCACGGCTACGACGTCGCCGACCACCGCGACGTCGACCCGCTGTTCGGCGACCTGGCCGCGTTCGACGCCCTGCTGGCCGCGGCGCACCGGCTGGGGCTGGCCGTCCTGGTCGATCTGGTCCCGAACCACTCCAGCGACGCCCATCCGGCCTTCCAGACGGCCCTCGCCGCGGCGCCGGGAGACGCGGCCCGGCACCGCTACCTGATCCGGCCCGGCCGAGGCGCTGGCGGCACCGAACCGCCCAACAACTGGATCTCGGTCTTCGGCGGCTCGGCCTGGACCCGGCTCGACGAGGCCCGCCGGTTCCCCGAGCCGGCCACGACGGACCTGTCCACCGGGCCGCTCACCGCCCCCGAGGTCGCCCCGGCCGGCCCGGCGGGTGCCGGTCCGGCCGAGTGGTATCTGCACCTGTTCGCGCCGGAGCAGCCGGACTGGAACTGGGCGGACCCGGCGGTGCGCGCCGACCACGAGGCCACGCTGCGGTTCTGGCTGGACCGGGGCGTCGACGGCTTCCGGATCGATGTCTCCCACGGCCTGGTCAAGGACGACGAACTGCGCGACAACCCGGCGGGACCGCCGGCCACCCCGGAGACCGGCTTCCGGGAGAAGCTGGAGCCGCACAGCTGGGACCAGGACGGCGTCCACGACGTCTACCGCTCCTGGCGCCGGCTGGTCGACGGGTACCGCAGACGCGACCGGCAGGACCGGATCCTCGTCGGCGAGACCTGGGTCGAGGACCCCGAGCGGCTGTCGCGCTACGTCCGCCCGGACGAGCTGCACCTGACGTTCTCGTTCTCGCTGCTGTCCGTCGAATGGTCGGCGGCCGCCTGGCGCCGGGCGATCGTCGACGGGTTCACCGCCACCGGCGCCGCCGGGACGCAGCCGACCTGGGTGCTGGCCAACCATGACGTCGTCCGCCCGGCCAGCCGCTACGGCGGCGGCGAGGCCGGGCTGCGCCGGGCCAGAGCGGCCCTGCTCACCATGCTGGCGCTGCCGGGCGTGGTCTTCCTCTACCAGGGCGACGAGCTCGGCCTGCCGCAGGTCGACGTACCGCCCGCGGCCCGCCAGGACCCGGTCTGGGAGCGCTCCGGGCACACCTCACCCGGCCGCGACGGCTGCCGCGTGCCGATGCCCTGGTCCGGCACCGAGCCGCCGTTCGGCTTCGCGCCCGACGGGGTCGCGCCCTGGCTGCCGCAGCCGGACGACTGGGCAGCGCTGACCGTGGCCGCGCAGCGCGATGACCCGCGGTCGACCTGGCGGCTCGTCCAGGCCGCGTTGGCCTTCCGGCACTCCCACCTGCGCGTCACCGATCTCGGCTCGCGCATGACGAGGTGGCGCGCCGGCATGCCCGACGGGGTGCTCGCCTTCGACCGGATCGCCCTGGCCCCCGGCGGGCGACTGCCCCGGCTGCCGCGCCCGCCGGGCGACGGCGGACCGGCCGCCCCGACCGGCCCCCGGGGCCGCCAGCTCGGTGCCCCGCCACCCCGGCCGGCCGGGGCCGGGGTGCTGACCTGCGTGCTCGCCGCCGGTACGCCGGCGACGCTCGCCATGCCCGGCCGGGTGATGCTGGCCAGCGGCCCGCTCGAGCACGACGGCCAGACGCTCGTCCTTCCGGCGGACACCGCGGCCTGGGTCATGCGCGGCAGCGCCCCGCGGACGACCCCAGGCCGGCGTTGA
- a CDS encoding globin translates to MNQSSPAQPTPPRPIPSFSAPPAETFFETVGGEETFRRLVARFYEGVATDPVLRPLYPEEDLGPAEERLRLFLIQYWGGPATYHEKRGHPRLRMRHVPFAIGPAERDAWIAQMRAAVDSLDLPPEQETTLWDYLVYAAHSMQNRA, encoded by the coding sequence GTGAACCAGTCGTCGCCCGCACAGCCGACCCCACCGCGGCCGATCCCGTCGTTCTCGGCACCGCCGGCGGAGACGTTCTTCGAGACCGTCGGCGGTGAGGAGACCTTCCGCCGACTGGTGGCGCGGTTCTACGAGGGCGTCGCCACCGACCCGGTCCTGCGGCCGCTCTACCCGGAGGAGGACCTCGGCCCGGCTGAGGAGCGCCTGCGGCTGTTCCTGATCCAGTACTGGGGCGGCCCGGCGACCTACCACGAGAAGCGCGGCCATCCCCGGCTGCGGATGCGGCATGTCCCGTTCGCGATCGGCCCGGCGGAACGGGACGCCTGGATCGCCCAGATGCGCGCCGCCGTCGACTCGCTGGACCTGCCGCCCGAGCAGGAGACGACGCTGTGGGACTACCTCGTCTACGCCGCCCATTCCATGCAGAACCGGGCCTGA
- a CDS encoding MFS transporter produces the protein MVSNRVGEPAATTSAPAAATTLAPPTTTSASPSTLPAQPAPVGQAAQPDPRRWRVLPAILVATFMSLFDIFVVNVAAPSIGADLRTSNAGLELIVAGYSFAYAAGLITGGRLGDRSGRRRMFLAGMALFTVASALCGFAPTETTLIVGRLAQGAGAAAMVPQALAIINVIFPPAERARAFAYFGVTVGLGAVSGQVIGGLLVDLNLFGLAWRPIFLVNVPIGIVAMTVVWRLLAESKAARPEPLDLPGLAALAAGLGLVLVPLTLGRDEGWPLWVWLTLGAGVVVLGAFGRWEVRLARTGGYPIVPPAVLRSRRTIAGLLVSFGFFTFFGSFLLAATIFLQDGQHRSPLNAGLVFGPLGVAFALSSMAARRLVARYGPRTLTAGAAISFVGLAVLLVLVIVQGAGVPTAALMPPLLAMGVGNGLIIPALVAAVLAGAPADVSGAVSGLLTTTQQASAALGVAGVGTVFFSVSARDGLADGFVASIAIGLVAVAIAGVGTLLLPRGDAAPAVVVAGPVRVASAGATGSPALAASDASDWAVAVPAQVSGGLELQAGL, from the coding sequence ATGGTCTCCAACAGAGTCGGCGAGCCGGCGGCCACGACGTCCGCACCGGCCGCCGCGACGACACTGGCACCACCGACCACAACCAGCGCGTCACCCTCGACCCTTCCCGCGCAGCCGGCCCCGGTGGGCCAGGCGGCGCAGCCGGACCCCCGTCGGTGGCGGGTGCTGCCCGCGATCCTGGTCGCGACCTTCATGTCCCTGTTCGACATCTTCGTGGTCAACGTGGCCGCGCCCAGCATCGGCGCCGACCTCAGGACCTCGAACGCCGGCCTTGAGCTGATCGTCGCCGGCTACTCGTTCGCCTACGCCGCCGGGCTGATCACCGGTGGACGCCTGGGTGACCGGTCCGGCCGGCGCCGGATGTTCCTGGCCGGAATGGCCCTGTTCACGGTCGCGTCGGCGCTGTGCGGGTTCGCCCCGACCGAGACGACGCTGATTGTCGGCCGGCTGGCGCAGGGCGCCGGGGCGGCCGCGATGGTGCCGCAGGCCCTGGCCATCATCAACGTGATCTTCCCGCCGGCCGAGCGGGCCCGCGCGTTCGCCTACTTCGGCGTCACCGTCGGCCTCGGCGCCGTGTCCGGGCAGGTCATCGGCGGTCTGCTGGTCGACCTGAACCTCTTCGGCCTCGCCTGGCGGCCGATCTTCCTGGTCAACGTTCCGATCGGGATCGTCGCCATGACGGTGGTCTGGCGGCTGCTCGCCGAGTCGAAGGCCGCCCGGCCCGAGCCGCTCGACCTGCCGGGGCTCGCGGCGCTCGCCGCCGGGCTCGGCCTGGTGCTGGTGCCGCTGACGCTCGGCCGGGACGAGGGCTGGCCGCTCTGGGTCTGGCTGACGCTCGGCGCCGGGGTCGTGGTGCTGGGCGCCTTCGGCCGCTGGGAGGTCCGGCTCGCCAGGACCGGCGGCTACCCGATCGTCCCGCCCGCGGTGCTGCGCTCGCGGCGGACCATCGCGGGGCTGCTGGTGAGCTTCGGGTTCTTCACCTTCTTCGGCAGCTTCCTGCTGGCGGCGACGATCTTCCTGCAGGACGGGCAGCACCGCTCGCCGCTGAACGCGGGCCTCGTGTTCGGCCCGCTGGGCGTCGCGTTCGCGCTGTCCTCCATGGCGGCGCGGCGCCTGGTGGCCCGGTACGGTCCGCGGACGCTCACGGCGGGCGCCGCGATCAGCTTCGTGGGCCTCGCCGTGCTGCTGGTGCTCGTCATCGTCCAGGGGGCCGGCGTGCCGACGGCGGCGCTGATGCCGCCGCTGCTGGCCATGGGCGTCGGGAACGGCCTGATCATCCCGGCGCTGGTCGCCGCGGTGCTGGCCGGGGCGCCCGCGGATGTGAGCGGCGCGGTCAGCGGTCTGCTCACGACCACGCAGCAGGCATCGGCGGCGCTCGGCGTCGCCGGTGTGGGCACCGTGTTCTTCTCGGTCTCGGCCCGGGACGGGCTGGCCGACGGGTTCGTCGCGTCGATCGCGATCGGCCTCGTCGCGGTCGCGATCGCGGGCGTCGGCACGCTGCTGCTGCCGCGCGGCGACGCCGCGCCGGCGGTCGTGGTGGCAGGCCCGGTGCGCGTCGCCTCCGCTGGGGCGACCGGGTCGCCGGCCCTGGCGGCGAGCGACGCGTCCGACTGGGCGGTGGCCGTGCCGGCGCAGGTCAGCGGGGGCCTGGAGCTTCAAGCGGGGCTGTAG